The following DNA comes from Phytohabitans rumicis.
GACGGCAGTGACCCGGCTGGATGGGCAGCCCGCGGTCAGCCACCAGACCGCAGCGCACCTGTGGGACATCCCCATCCTGGGGCGCCCCGATCCGGGTACGCATCTCACGCGCCCACGGCGCCACCAGGGCACGACCCGCAACTACCCTGGCCTGGTGGTCCACCACGCGGCCCTGCCCACGGACTACCGGACCATCCGTTGCGAGGTTCCGGTCACCACCGTGGCCAGGACGGTCGCCGACCTGGCCCGCACCGGACCGTTCCGGGCCGGCGTCGTGGTCGCCGACGGGGCGTTACGACAGCGCCTCTGCGACCGGGATTCGCTCTTGGACATCATCGAGGACTGCGAGGGGTGGCCCGGCGTACGGCGAGCACGCGAGGTAGCCGAGTTCGCCGACCCCGCCAGCGCGAGCCCACTCGAGTCGATCTCCCGAGCCGCCTTCGCCGAGCACGGCCTCCCCAGGCCACAGTTGCAAGCGCCGATCACGCCGTACGACTTCGCCGATTTCCTCTGGTCCGCATACCGGGTCGTCGGCGAGGCCGACGGGCTCGGCAAGTACGTCACCCCGGAGGTCCTGCGCAACGAAAAGCTCCGCCAGGAACGCTTCGCCCAAATGGGATACGAGGTCGTCCGCTGGACCTGGCGTGAGGTGTTCCACCGCCCCGACGCCGTCGCACACCGCGTACTGGAGGTCCTCCGCCGGTGCGGTTACCGGCATTGATCTCACTTGGTGGGCGAAAACGAGATCTTGCGCCCAGATAAGTCCAGACATAATCGGGCGCAAGATCGCGCGCTGCCCCACCAAGAGAGATCAGTCGAGCTCGGGCATGGGTACGGGCTGAGGGCGCGGGCGGCAGCTGCCGCACTGGAGGGCGTCCTCCACGACCAGGCCCTCCGCCCGGCGGCGGGACTCGGACCGGTTCACCTCCAGGAGGTACGGGCCGAAGCGCGCATGGTCCTCGCAGATCCCCCGCCCGCAGAAGCGGCAACTCCCACGCGCCGCCTTAGCGCAAAACCAACAAAGCACCCATATCTCCTTTGTGACTACCCGATGCAGAAGCTGAACAGGGTGATCGTGCCCGCGTCACGGCTAGCGTCGTTCCCTGCCGCGTCGGTCGCGGTCACCGTCACGTTGACGGCGATCTCCTGGTAGTCGAGGTTCGAGAAGGATCCGATGGTCGCCTGGTAGGTGCCGGTCGACACCTCCTCCATCGACTTGCTGCCGCTGCCGATCTGCTGTCCGTCGACGGTCAGCGTCCAACTCACCCGCACGCCGGTCGCGTCTTCGATGGCGGCGGTGGCGGTCGAGGTGAACGGGCCGCACTCGCCAGCCTGATAGATCGTCGTGGGTGACACCGTCGCACGCAGAATGTTCGGCGGCGTGGTGTCCGTGGGAGACGGAGCGGTCGTGGTCGGAGCGGGCGTTGTCGCTGGTGGCGTAGTAGCTGGGCCGGTCGTGGGGACGCCCGGGGTGGTTGGCGGGACGCCGGGAGTGGTGGGCGGGACGCCGGGCGTGGTCGGGTCGGTGCCGGGGTCGTCGCCTGGGTCCTGCGGATCCGCCGGCGTCGGTGTCGGGGTCGGGGTGGGCGTGGGAGTCGGCGACGGGACCGCGGAGTCGGACGGTGACGGGCTGTCCGACGGGGTGCCGGCCGGCGGGGTGACCACCACGCCGTCGCCGCAGGTGAGCGGCTGGTTGGTGATCGGCTGCGGGGTGCCGTCGACGCGTACCTGGCCGTCGGAGACCTCGGCGGTGCCGGCGCTCATGGCGTACCAGGCGCGGCCGTCGTTTTCGATGGTGCTGGCGTCGCTGGTGACCGCGAGGTCCAGCGGCTGGAACGCGCCGCTGGTGGATGCCGTGTCGGCGAGGACGCGCCCGTTGCCCAACGACAGCGTGCCGTGCGGCGCGACCTTGCGCTTGCCGGAGCTCCACAGCGGACCGAGGTCGGTACGCGTACCGGCGCACAGGACGAGCGCCGCGCCACCGCGGAACGTCAGCTTGCCCGTGGACCTCGTACGGACGTCGACGGTGCTGCCCTCGGCGACGTACAGCCGGTCGCCGGGGGTCAGGGTGACGACGCGCCCGTCGATGGTGGCGACCACGCGGCCGCGCTCGGCGGTGAGCAGCGCCTTGTCGGTGGGCATCTCGGCCCAGGCGGGGCCGGGTACGAGGTTGGCGACGCTGGTCGAGATGGCCAGCAGCAGGAGCAGCAGGACGAGCCACCACAGTCGACGTTCGAACCGCTTGTCGACCTCGTCGTCGGCGGGCGGCGGCGGGCCGGGCGGCGCGGCCAGCGGCGGGTAGTCGGAGATCGGGTGCACGCCGGCCGCGGGGGCGGAGTGCGCCTGCGGGGCCGGGCCGCGTTCGGCGGCGGCGCCGGCGGGTGAGGCGCCGAGCAGCAGCGGCAGCCCGGACACGGCGGGGATGGTCCAGAGCCGGACGTGGGTACGGGCGTACGCGACCGGCTCGTCGACGGTGTGCCCCATCGGGCCGATCATCGTGCCGCGGCGCAGCTCGGTGCCGTCCGGGAGCGTCACCACGCCGGTGGAGATGACGAGCGCGGCGTGGGGAGCGGGCAGGATGACCGGCGCGCCGGGCTCCAGCGCGATGGGCCGGGCCTGGGCGATCAGGCCGATCTTCTCCTCGGCGGCGAGCCCGTCGAGGGCCGGCGTGTCGGCGAAGAGCTGCTCGGCTTCGGCCCGGTCGGAGGGCGGCGGGCCGGGGAGCCGGCCGACCGCG
Coding sequences within:
- a CDS encoding DUF559 domain-containing protein, whose protein sequence is MDADLLSHIATAVTRLDGQPAVSHQTAAHLWDIPILGRPDPGTHLTRPRRHQGTTRNYPGLVVHHAALPTDYRTIRCEVPVTTVARTVADLARTGPFRAGVVVADGALRQRLCDRDSLLDIIEDCEGWPGVRRAREVAEFADPASASPLESISRAAFAEHGLPRPQLQAPITPYDFADFLWSAYRVVGEADGLGKYVTPEVLRNEKLRQERFAQMGYEVVRWTWREVFHRPDAVAHRVLEVLRRCGYRH
- a CDS encoding cyclic nucleotide-binding protein — translated: MWAAVVERLNPARARPVLRPGIEAVELVNVRDVPYVMLRSPDGRGGACYLRLSPDEWRLAQLMDGSRTVARLVADFARISGRLAPDQVTRVVADLAGNRMLAELPVDAFRPLDAVKQRPWPIRFGRGLLAVIRGRRMVLADIDPLIRFLYRAGGRLLFTRPVAILLALVAVFGLGAFGWTWWRGEQAVFLTGGSYAVGAAVLLGLNVLALACHELGHALATRHAGRRVPAAGFLIYFGIPSIFVDTTDVWMAGRRARMITTASGPAAGLILAGLAQIVGLVVPEAGPWAFKLAFAWYLNALFNLNPFLALDGYYLLMDWLEIANLRARGLAYVIGRLRRRPPSWAQLDREGRLVALYGMLAVLWLVIAVNLGWRIWTDRVAGLFTGLWRSGWPARLLLVAVVAGLAAPLVYLVAGWIGRGWRRLRRRFAEKRVAADLPRRIDALRGSVLGRLPTDRLTQLATHATWVYPRTGQQLVFAGAAQPAVYVVVDGAMEGRRPGDPAGTVRERLGPGGVIGLAAAVTGSPATLAWHTAGTRLLAVPPALVATAVGRLPGPPPSDRAEAEQLFADTPALDGLAAEEKIGLIAQARPIALEPGAPVILPAPHAALVISTGVVTLPDGTELRRGTMIGPMGHTVDEPVAYARTHVRLWTIPAVSGLPLLLGASPAGAAAERGPAPQAHSAPAAGVHPISDYPPLAAPPGPPPPADDEVDKRFERRLWWLVLLLLLLAISTSVANLVPGPAWAEMPTDKALLTAERGRVVATIDGRVVTLTPGDRLYVAEGSTVDVRTRSTGKLTFRGGAALVLCAGTRTDLGPLWSSGKRKVAPHGTLSLGNGRVLADTASTSGAFQPLDLAVTSDASTIENDGRAWYAMSAGTAEVSDGQVRVDGTPQPITNQPLTCGDGVVVTPPAGTPSDSPSPSDSAVPSPTPTPTPTPTPTPADPQDPGDDPGTDPTTPGVPPTTPGVPPTTPGVPTTGPATTPPATTPAPTTTAPSPTDTTPPNILRATVSPTTIYQAGECGPFTSTATAAIEDATGVRVSWTLTVDGQQIGSGSKSMEEVSTGTYQATIGSFSNLDYQEIAVNVTVTATDAAGNDASRDAGTITLFSFCIG